AgctatgaaatttttaatatctcTTCATTATTTCTCTTATTATTAGGATGAAGCAAGCGGTACTTCCCCTCCATTGCCATCCGGCATGGCTAATCAAGAAATGAACTCACGCGCAAATGTTTTGAATCGTGTTGGTCATCAAACGGATAAGTGGAAGCGACAAGTACGCGAACAACGTCGTCACATCTATGATCGACGTACAATGTTGAATTAAATTCGTAGCGTGTGTAGTGAGAGTTCgcgtttattttctttaatatttttgaatatattatttttattaaaaaatatatatatattataatgtaATAGAAATATCTTTTAactgcatatttacatatccaTATATGTGACGCCACTATCTGCAGCTATCCACTTTTTCAATGTGGCGACGATCTCATACGGGAAAGTACTTGtttcaatatattatttctttttcttttgactaagtaaattttgtataaactCATGTATTAGCAGTAATCACTTTAAATTGTTGCATATGCCTACATACTTACGAATATTCATACGAAATaacacataaatgtatatggtAGAATTAAAGGATTTTagcgaaaatatatgtaaaacaaataattattggAACCAGAAAAAAGCTTGAAACTAACACATTTTTCAACGAATTACCTAAAAATACAATTCAGGGGAAACTAATTAGATCTACAACAACGTTCAAATACGAGTAAATAATAAAAGGACGAAAAATTCGGTTGTATCGTAGCTATAATACAAAAGACTTCATATAAGCTCTTGATTCTGATCTGCACAATTCATTCGAAGATTCAaccgttgccttggacaataatccacgCTGAATTTCGTAAAGATGGGGATGTTCGAGAAGTTTCACttgcaaaaactttattctGAATGTTCAGTATATATGTCAGCAATATGCTACTCGtataataacaaacaacaaataagctACAACTCCCTTCTGGACACTGTCTTATCCAGAAATGACCTCGACATACCAATCAATATAGTTATATCGCTCGTACAATGACCCCATTCATGTAAAACCTCTTCCCATCTGGTCCAACCTCGTCGAAAAAGCATATTTCCTGCGCCTATGTTTAAGTGATTTCTTTGACAACAAACGAGCTcctcatttgtcagaactggAAAAACATTAAGTGTGGTTTTTGCTGTAACGGCAAAAAACATTCTTGAAGTAATTTAGATGAATGCTGTCGGTTTAACAGTGCTTGATCGGGTCTGTTTAGGTTAGCTAGATGCGGGAACGAATTATAATGACGCAGAAAATTACTTGTAAAAAGCTCCTAATGTATacttcaaaaactgagggatctacttcttttcttttgtaaaaaaatgtgatttgaTCTAGTAGGAGATGCAAAAACTTGGTATGAGATATTATGCAAATTCCAAACCTTTAATATCTATTAATatataaagcaatatttttaaaacattatcTTTTATTTAGTATAAGCACATATCTGAAATTAATAACCTTTAACCAAAGTAGCCAATTGCCAGTTCTGGTTAACTTCGAAGGGTCCTTGAACAATTGTACCTTGAGCGGTGGAAACTGCTACCGAGTATTTCGATATCGCACGACAATCACGATAGTACAACACTTCCATGCATTTACGTAGCTattaaacaacaataataaatatgattataattttgaaaaatttgtataaaataatatatatcgtACCACTTGTGAAGCTTCACTTTGCGACAGTAACCGACCTTCCGAGATTTGCTCACGCACTAAAGGCAAAGCAAAATGTTTGCCAAAACCGGTGGCCACTACATCGTCCTCATAAGCACGTCCGCGCAGATCCACATGACCCAAGAAGGGCACACCATCCTGCATGCCACCAACAACCATCTCCAGCCACAATGGATTGACACGGCTGCGGCGATTGTACAGAATACGTGTTAGCCAATTGTACAGCGATTTTGGTTGCATTTCAATATCATCTTGATAACACATGTCCTCTACCATTTTCTGGTCTATACTTCTTTTGAGACTTTGAAAATCAGCGAAATCGCCTCCAGCACCaataatagttttttcatttattttgaaaacacgCTGTACATCTTGGTAACGTGCCAAAGAGCCATAAGAGACTAGGTTATCTGCAGCAATCATAACACCACCATCAAATTTAACTCCAATTACCGAGGTACCGGTAGTAATTGGTGATCTGCAAATAAATCACGCAAATTAATTCTCGTATCACAactgaaaaatacatttttacttaCGACGAACGATTGGACCCATATAAACCAGGTGCTGTGATATTGCCGGCATTGATATCTTGGCTAGTGCCAGGAAAGTTATAAAATTGTCCAGGCACAGGTCCACCTTTCCATAATTCTGTTTGTATAAAGTTATTGTGtgaatacattttatatgatttttatacgAAAATTAATATTGCAAGCAAAAACGATGAAATGCAAATTGTAGACAATGACAACCAAATTATTGTTTGACAGTTTTAATAGTTGCCACCCCAGGAGaagtattgaaaacaaaatattaattttccaacactgttaaaatatcaaaaacatgGTTGCTATACACTGTATGaaaatataactttattttgaattgtgACGAAAACCGATACGagaacaaaaagaaacaacggTACATTGCCACAATTAACAAGTCAGCGATATGCGTAGTTAAAAGAGTGATCGAGCGGCCAAGTTTTGTTAACGATCTACCATATAAGGGCTGCAGGATTGTGCAGCGTCAAGCTGCCCGGTATTGGTAGGGGATTAACTTCTAGTATTGTCATCGATATAATCCAGAAATTACTTCATGATGTTCTTAGAAGATGGCTCAGCTTGTGCGAAAACATCCCGGTAGAAACTGCTTCGAGAGTACTTTGTGTTCTTAACCGGGAGCTTGCAAGTttcactacatatgtatatgtatgtatgtgatattaAGATCCAGCCTGTACGCTTTCGTCCAGCTCGTGAAGAGGGTCGCTGTGAATTAGGTGGGGAGAGGTTTAGAATCCATGCAGAGAAGCAGCGAGACAAACCGCTAATATATCTTTTGAACACTTGCGATTAATTTCATTGCCATGATATTAATGTCAATATCATAGAATCATCTGCGTTTAGGGTAAGGAAAATTCTCTCCGGTGGTTACGGGAGTTTCGcgatatgaaatttaaaaagtagCGGGGAGCAGATACCATCCTGCGGGACCCCTTTTAAATTCTTAACTTAAAATCTTAACCTCGAAATTGTACTAGACCCAGGATATGAGAGAAAAACGGTGATCGAAAGACAGTGAGCAAAAGACGGTTGGCgagttttccaaaatttggtagtacgctggttaggtcatgttgtctgaaAGGAccaaaacactccagctctgaaagtattcgacaccgtatccgccgggggaagcagaggaagacctccactccgttggaaggaccagacTTAGTCGAGACGAGTCATTTAGAAGatacatataaaattgctgTTACTAAACAGTTTCAATAATTGAGCAACTATCCAATAGGTTTCTATATAAAGTTTAAATCGAAGAAACAAGGTGAGGTTAGTTTCGATTACTGATTCCAACACTAAGCGAAGCCTCCTTTGGTGAAACAAGGAGCTTGTGTTTTGCAGACGCAGAGTACGGGAATGTTTCAACTTGATTAAGCTAGCGGAAAGCGAAGACTTTATATAAAGATCTTCTAAAGGACTACAAAAAGTTGGTGCGCAAAGCGACAGTCTTGGAATAACTTTTGTAGTAGCTTTGACGAGGTGACGAGgcttagaaaattattattcaaaagctCTGTCTCGTCCGGTCTAATTCGCAAGAGTGGGCGGACAATTGTTAGGACTCTTTAGAGTTAAGGACGCGATAAGTTCTTGATATGAAAGGAATAATGTATCAAGCCCGAACACATCATTACTCAGATCCGCTCAATCGATCCATATAAATCTCCCGATATGAAAGGAATCGTTCTAGCAATGCTGTAAGGGGCGCTCTATCTATCAGTTGTGTGTCTAAAGCCGATATTTAGCTATCTACTCACTCTACTACACTCATGGACAGAGGCTGGGTAGTTTTCGTACCAAAGGCAGGCAGAAAGAATCCAGCACTCGAGAGAGTTCAGGCCTATAAGATTAACTTCCTTTCTGCTGAAAACGGTAAAGAAAATCTAAGACGTGGACTTCAGGGCAGAGTCTCCTATACATTTTTCCAAAGCACAACTCGCATCTTGAATATAAGTAATACAATCTTGGAGCATTCCCGGACTTTTCTGCAACATACAACAACGTTTTTGCGAATTCTATTTTGAATAGTATCCAGTCAAAAGGTGCTGATCTTGCTATACAAGATTAGAGAAGCCTCGTGACCTCTAGAAGGATAAGAGCAGATTGGAACGATGTTGTAATAACCAAAGGAAGTCTGTATGGGCACTCTGAAAGGTGGAGTGATATCTCCGCTCCTATGGACATTAGTCGTAAATAAACTTAGACGGCAAAGCCCCTAAGATATACAGTGGATGTATCCATTTTAAAAATGGGTAGATGTCTACACATTATTACATTATAGACCACCACTCTCAATTCTGTTCAGAATAGGTCATCTCTAGGGGATCTGGGGTTGAATCCGGAGAAAACGGATCTGCTTGTGTTCACAAGAAAAAATCTCTCATATGGAGGTTCCGTTTGATAAATTAGACTAAACTCTCTTTCAAGGACCGCACCAAGTATCTTGGGGTAGCCTTGGACAACAAACTGCTGTGGGAAGGTAATGTGGAAGAGAGAGTCAGAAAGGCTAGCAATGCATTATATGCGTGTAGGCCGAAGTTCGCTACATCCTGGGGGCTCTCTTCCTCCCTTATGTATTGGTGCTACGCAGCTATTGTGTACGACCAATTTTGCCCCACGCTGCAGTAGTATGGTGAACAGCATGCGGAAATCCACCTATCGGAAATCAATAGCTCGAAAATAGAggatggagttggtgcgggaatataTTGTCCAGAGTTAAGCATAAGgcagccttttaagttgccggaccaaAGCCTTACAGCTAGGTTCTAATGCACCAGCAGGCAACTGCAGAgccaacatctacgtagacagccaagcagcatcAAGGCAGTACCTTCGTATCACATATCGgcaagtgtcttgggaagcagggcagtAGTGAAAAGTGTGTCAGGTCCCAAAGGCATCGATGGCAATGatatagtggacgagattgaaAATATTAGTGTATGGCTGTCTATACGACGATTTCGACAGAAGCAgggtaaaaaaaatctaaattcgatggaacgagctacctgagTGCAAAACTGTCAAAGTCATGTGTAAAACTATAGGAGGAAGTACGATAAATTCTTACTGGAATTCGATAGatgagactgtaggaacatgatcaaAATACTCACTGATCGTAGTCTGGTCGCGGCACACGCCAGCAGAATGggactgacagatcgagaagactgagGTAAATGTCAAGAGCAAGGCACCTGGGAAACAATGAGGTATTTCATGGTCACTTGTATCGCATTTCCAAGGTTATGGTTTAGCTGGGGCCCCATGATATACGACACTGGAAGAAGTATTGATGGTGAGGCCACCATGTCAATAGAAATTCGCGTCAAGAGCAGGATAACTACTAATAACTGAACTCCATTGACTGGTCTGAGTGGCTCATCAGTCTAACCGAAACCAACCatctatgtaagtatatacagtACTTTGAGTAGCCATAAAAATTGAATGCTTGTATGCGACTTTATAATTGGCATTAtggccaatacaaatttgcttaAGCGTTGCAATTTCTATTCCCAACAGCTCGAAGGGAGATCTGAATGTCTACACAAACATGTTTAACCCTTGTTCTCGCAAACACGAAACAATAAGGAAGGAAGTGTTGAAATGTTTCTATCTCGTTTTCGTCTAAATCGCTTCTGCAGCTGGCATCCGGTGAGATTATCAACCTTACAGCGTGGTTATCTCTTACTTACtaaatgtataataattttaaggtGACAAAACCAAGTAATGTATCTTAATTTCTGGCCTGTAAATATGTGTctcataaaaagtataaaaaaataaaatttactcatTTCTTTGTTTCTCATTTATTGCTTCTTTATTGGCGAGTAACCATAAACGGTTAATCAAATTAAGCAGTTTGATACCCAGTTACCACCATCGTCCCCAAacttacaaataatatatatgttttcataaactttgaacaataattaaaaacatggtgaaattactaaataaatcacataaatatatatgtacaatatcagcttttaaataataatactcTTACAAATGTTGGGAATGTTGGCTTGCAATActttatgtctgtatgtatacatttttaaacttGAACAGGAATGATAACAAAATGGAACCAAATAtaatagatataaatatatatgtatatgtaaattataaagGTATTAATTCTTTGTTTATAGAAGTAACACTTtaaaatatagttatatatatgtatatatgtatgtatgtacgaaacGGCTATAGattatcaattttaatttttcaaattacatattgcaaatatttattaaaaatctttaGTGCTTAAAGCTTATTGTTTCCTATTGTTATACACTTTTCTCCATACCTATCTACACATGCAACACTTTCAGCTCTAACTTAGGAGGCGTCTACGCAAATTGGCCACAGTTTTCCATATGAAACAGCAAACGATTGCTGTACCCACCAACTTTTGTAATAATTTGCATTCGACCGCGTGTCAAAAAACTTCCAAAGCATTATGACTATGCTAATCATCACTTCGGCAGCAGCCACAGCAGCAGCACAGCAAGGATTTGCCACCGCTCTTCGCCGgtttgttgtatgtgtgtggtccACGCATGAAGATGTCGATTAATTGGCAATGTGAACTGAaagaattcaaaataaattattagttttGGGTAAAATCATagaattttaagtttaaaagcacattaattaaaatatattacatttatgtatatttcaaatataatatgtgGATCGTTCGATAGGAGCTGTGTCTACAAAGAAAACTGATAATTTTAGATAGATTTTATGGAAATCCGTAAAATAGGACTCCGAGGAGTTGATAATATACTCATTCGACTTTCGCCTCCCGAAAGTAAAAGTAATGTAATACAAAcatgcttaaattatttttgtaaaatacatACATCATAGTTAATTCCTGATCATTAACCACCTCTCCGTCGCAGTTCCAACGCGACAAGCCGTTGTCATCATCATAGTCAACATAACCATCCGCAGTTTCAGCGATCGGCTGACATGAATTACTAATGCTGTACTCTTGCACAAGATTCGCATTAGGCGACCGGAAGCAGAACTTTTTGGTGCGATAGGTTTCAACGAAAGGCAAATTtcgctacaaaaaaaattacatacaataaAGTTAGTATACAGAGGTATAAAAGTATAGGGGAGTGGGTACTCACAATATCGCCACTGCGCCCCGTCAAGTTTAAAAGCAATCGTACATTGTTGAGCAGCGAGGTTTTTCGCACTAGTACCAGGTCTAGATAGCCATCGCCTAGATGACTGTAGGGCGCCACACCGTTGGGGCTCCGCGTGCAGGCGCAGGTAATATTCGCGCCACTGATCATGAAAAATTCACCATTTATTGTTTTCCACCCACTTTCGACTTTATTTTCCGGCGCGCACACGCCATCTGCTCCGTCATAAACCATTTCACTATCATTATCACAGTCTGTCAAATTTATATGCTTCGTATCATCAAAGTCCATAGTTTCATTGCtatttgcagaaaatatttttccgccGCGCAACTCGGCAGCAGTGCCAGCCACTtccaaataatttgttttattgcttTGGCCGTCGTTATTATCCTCACAAATCTTCATTGAAGCGTTTGATGATGTGGGCAGCTCATCGCCTGCAACGGACGTCGGCGTAATAACACCCGCCAATATGCCTTTGTGCATTAAAGCGCGTTTCGTCGCAAGCGCCGCCTGTGTAATGGACGCCGCGTCACAGCGTGTACAATTCGCAAAACAAATCGTATCCTCAGTAGTTGTTACGTTTTCACACCTCGCGCCTTCTTCGTGTGGTGCCGCACCAGCATTCAATTTGTTGCCGCCTATTGGCTGTAAGATGCGCAGCTCTGCTTCGTAGCCGTTATTGGTAAGGAACGTTTTAACACCGGCAAACTCATAGCGCTTCGTACCCAGCCAACGATAACGCTCACTCTTTGCCGCCACATCGCCTAAATAGCCGTAGGATAATACACTGGCGCAGAAACGTATGACGCCCTCACGATTGCGCACGCTACAAATGTCCACACCGCGCCGCTGCCCCAAAATCAAATGTATCGCCGCGGTGCGCACAT
This window of the Bactrocera dorsalis isolate Fly_Bdor unplaced genomic scaffold, ASM2337382v1 BdCtg343, whole genome shotgun sequence genome carries:
- the LOC105226567 gene encoding ceramide kinase produces the protein MTQSSTDFTQSSAAHNDANAASHKEKEAAAAALAARPIASSQTCDILLNNFQIKKKRYRVLLNYDHIVWERLQTKRNSDADTEGNFKQGLVYGKNTNVLHINELIRVGKGHTKSAALHIAAPQPMAEFDAHTASEQKQQHSSTPPTEQYLALSYAARIVNSETDCNRWDVHKLVLYNADAYVVRQWHALLNKMLANTAPTRLRVRRLLVFINPYGGRQRGLQVYERHCKPLFQLAGIDASCIISQRSNQIRDILLSHDLSPFDAVCCVGGDGTVAEVINGLIFRAICDAGMDARQPPYVPKPTLPVAIIPAGSTDTVAYSLHGTSDVRTAAIHLILGQRRGVDICSVRNREGVIRFCASVLSYGYLGDVAAKSERYRWLGTKRYEFAGVKTFLTNNGYEAELRILQPIGGNKLNAGAAPHEEGARCENVTTTEDTICFANCTRCDAASITQAALATKRALMHKGILAGVITPTSVAGDELPTSSNASMKICEDNNDGQSNKTNYLEVAGTAAELRGGKIFSANSNETMDFDDTKHINLTDCDNDSEMVYDGADGVCAPENKVESGWKTINGEFFMISGANITCACTRSPNGVAPYSHLGDGYLDLVLVRKTSLLNNVRLLLNLTGRSGDIRNLPFVETYRTKKFCFRSPNANLVQEYSISNSCQPIAETADGYVDYDDDNGLSRWNCDGEVVNDQELTMISHCQLIDIFMRGPHTYNKPAKSGGKSLLCCCCGCCRSDD
- the LOC105226568 gene encoding proteasome subunit beta type-4, with translation MYSHNNFIQTELWKGGPVPGQFYNFPGTSQDINAGNITAPGLYGSNRSSSPITTGTSVIGVKFDGGVMIAADNLVSYGSLARYQDVQRVFKINEKTIIGAGGDFADFQSLKRSIDQKMVEDMCYQDDIEMQPKSLYNWLTRILYNRRSRVNPLWLEMVVGGMQDGVPFLGHVDLRGRAYEDDVVATGFGKHFALPLVREQISEGRLLSQSEASQVLRKCMEVLYYRDCRAISKYSVAVSTAQGTIVQGPFEVNQNWQLATLVKGY